The window gccggcggcggcggcgggcagcgccgggctctCCTCCGCCGGCGCCGTCTTCATCATGCTGAAGTCGGCGCTGGGCGCGGGGCTGCTGAGCTTCCCCTGGGCCTTCGGCAgggccggcggcgccgcccccgccctccTGGTGGAGCTGGtaaggggggccgggggggcccgatCCGGGGTGGGGTCCGGGAGCGaggggctgccggcagcggcaCCCCCAGAGGGAGCCGAGGCACCTGCCGGCCTGGGGAAAGGGGCGAAGGGAGCGTGGGGTTCACCTGCCCCGGTGTctggggggctggtggggaccCTCCCCTCCACGCGGCGCACAGCGCCCGTGTCCCGCCCCAGGCTGAAAGTGAGAACAGCCAGGGCGGGGGTGCAAAAGCCGCTGCCGCCCTGGAGAAGCTCTTTGCATCTGAAGCCACGCTTCTGGCTGGCTTTTAGCTCAACCTAGAATAAAATTGCTGGCTGGTCCCCTACATGCCCAAAACATCCAAGTCTAAGCCCAAAGTATCACATACGGCTGTTCCTCCATCCTTTTGCTGATCTGCGTTACCTGGCGCCACAAGGCAACCCGGCCAGCGACCTGGTCTCTGGCCATGGCCCTGCTGCATCCCCCTGGGTCTGGGGGGGTGACGGAGGGTTGGCGTGGTGCTTCTTGCCGGGTCCTATCCCTGCAGGGCTCGCTGGTCTTCCTGGTGAGCGGGCTGGCGGTGCTGGGCTACGCGGCGGCCCTCAGCGCCCAGCCCACCTACCAGGGGGTCGTCCGGGCAGTGTgcggggcagcagcggggaagcTCTGTGAGATCtgcttcctcctcaacctcttcATGATCTCCGTGGCCCTCCTCAGGGTGGTGGGTGACCAGCTGGAGAAACGTGAGTTGTTTCCCCCCACTGCATTTGGAGCTTGCTTGCGGCCGGCAGCTCCCGGGAGTGAGGGGAAGGTCGTCCCATTTGGGCGGGGGGCAGCCCTGGGGTTTTCTTGGGACACCCAAGGACGTGGGGCTCCCTGGCCCTGCCATGGTATGATGCTCCCAACCCCCTTGGGCCACCTTTTGGGGCGCAGCTGaccccccctgctgccccccacaGTGTGTGACTCCCTGTACCCCAACGGGACACTGAGTGGggcccccctgccacccccctggtATGCAGATCAGCGCTTCACCCTCTCGGCTCTCTGCGTCCTTGTCATCTTCCCGCTCTCCGTCCCCAGGGAGATTGGCTTCCAGAAGTACTCCAGGTACCACCTGGGCTACCCCACGGTGGCCCACCCCTGGGCACCCTGTACCCCAGGCCACCTCCTCCCGGGTCCCTGCAGGGCCATGGGACCACCCTCCCTCCCGGCTGCCAAGGGTCTGTGTGCTGATGCTCTCCCATGCCCTGGCAGCATCCTGGGCACGCTGGCTGCCTGCTACCTCACCCTGGTCATCATCCTGAAATACCACCTGCAGGCAGAGAGCCTGGGCTTGCCTGAgctcccccagccctccaggTAGTAGGGGCCAGCCCCacgtccctcctgccccatcctctgTGGCATCAGCATTGGcatggggcagggctggaggccgTGCAGGGAGTGGCCCCGAGTCGGGGGGGAAGAGCTGGCATGGGGACAGTGCTGGCAGGGCGGTGggtggcagcccccagccccagctttcGCCCCAGCAATTCCTCCTTCTCCCAGAATCACTGGGCGGGAGGTTCCCGCGGTGGCATCCAGGCTTCAAAGCTTATGCCACCAAGGTCCCCTCTGCCTCTGGGGGCCTCACGCCCTTCGCTCTGTGCTTCCTCCCCACCGCATGCCACAGGGCCTCCTCCTGGGCCTCCATCTTCAGCGTCATCCCCACCATCTGCTTCGGCTTCCAGGTAGGTCAGCCTGACCCCACTgtccctggctgctggggcagtgctggcagcctcccGGACCATGGGGACACCTTCCCttgcgggggggagggggtacAGGGAAGGGACCCATGGCTGTCACCAgaggtggctgtggggcaggacaCAAGCCCCTAGGGACAGGGGACAGCGGAAcagggcacccacgggtgggaGGCAAGGcactgggggtgggggttgtCCCTGCATGGGGCCCCAGCGCCATCCCCCCGTGCCTTGCAGTGCCACGAGGCCTGCGTGGCCATCTACAGCAGCATGCGCAACCAGAGCTTCTCCCACTGGGTCACTGTCTCCGTGCTCTCCATGCTCATCTGCCTGCTCATCTACTCCCTCACCGGTAACCCCAGCACCGGAGCCCTTCAGCCCCTCCTtgccccgggggtcccccctCATCCATCCTCCTCGGggctcctccatcctcctcacTGGCCTGGCCGCCCACCCCTGCCTCTCCGTCGGCAGGGCTCTATGGCTACCTGACCTTCGGCGAGGCCGTGGCATCCGACGTCCTGATGTCCTACCCAGGGAATGACCCAGTTGTCATTGTCGCCCGCCTGCTCTTCGGTGTCTCCATCATCACCATCTACCCCATtgtggtgctgctgggcaggtgaGGGGGTGGTGGCGAGCTGGGAGTCCCCCCTGGCCAGTGCGACTCCACTGGGTGCCGTCAgcccccctgacacccccccactccccccaggtCTGTGGTGCGGGATGTGTGGGCAACCCCCAAGCGCAGGGCCACAGCGGTGCCCGAGGCGCACGAGCAGCGGAGTCGGGTGGTGCTGACGGTCGCCTGGATGGCCACCACACTCGCCATCGCCCTCTTCATCCCGGACATCGGCAAGGTCATCGAGCTTATCGGGGGCATCAGCGccttcttcatcttcatcttcccAGGCAAGAGTGAGcagtgggggggaggggaagggtcaccGGTGCCAAAAGCATTGCTGGGCGGGGGGATGGGGGAGCCTGCAGTGGTGGGTGTCCTGTCCTGGCCCAATTTTGGGGACGCAGGGCCATGCTTGTGGGGGATACTGTGGTGGGGCCTGGGTGaggggtgccgtggcggcggggctgagcctcTGTGTTGGCGGCAGGGATGTGCCTGGTGTGCATGACCGGGACCCACACCCTCGGGCCACGGAAAAAGTGAGTGTCTGCGGGCTTGGCGGCGGGCaagggcaggggcagaggtggGGTGCGGCATCCCATGACCCATGGCCTGggcagggtccctgggggtcaCCAGGGCCAAGGTGGGAGCCCCACAAGGAGGGGGATTTGGGACACCTGTaggcactgaaagcagcagcacttgctgTGGGACatgggggctgcagtggggctgaaTGGTGGGTATGGAGGGATGCGCTTTGACGTTGGGGATGTGCCTGGGTACCAGGGGTGTGCCCAGGCAATGGGGTTGTGCCCTGGCATCAGGGGTGTGCCTGGGTATCAGGGAGGTGGCCGAGTACGAGACCCCTTGCAAGGCAGAGTGGCTGTAGGGGAGGGAGAGCCATGGGGTTTGGAGGCACTGGGGCACCTGGTGGGGGCTGGGCTGGTGTTCAGAGGGGCACGGTGCCCCAAGGCGGGCAGCCGTCAGGTGCTCAGTGTCTGTTGTGCCGGGGCAGCGTGTCCCCATCACCGCTCCTGGCTGGAGAGgctggggcacagcagcagcccaTGTCAGGGGGACCTGGCATGGTGCTGGGAAGTTTTGGGGTAAGTGTGTGCCAAAGCGTGTCTGCAGTGCCTGTGGGGGAGCAGCAGAGTCTGAGTGAGGATGGAGGTGATGTGGGGGGGTCCTGTCCCCCATGGCGGCCAGAGGAAGCACCCCAGGACCTTGGGGTCTCGGCCAAGAGGGTGCCCTGTGGGGGGCCCatggctggctgggcaggagtGAGGGTGCCCCCAGGGTGTCGAAGTGCTGGGGGACGCCAAGGCAGGAGGCGAGCAGGGGCACCCAGGTGGGAGACAAGGACTTGGAGAGGTCCCTCGAGGAGACCTGCCAGGGCGTGAGCCCGGGAGTGCCGTCACATGAGCCAGGGCGATGGGGACAGTCCCAGCCTGCCTGGAGCAGTTCAGGAAAGTGCATGGTGTGGACGACCCCAcgatggagcagcagcagggtttgggggtgaGTGCCACATCCTGGGGACTCAGTGTCTGGCCAAGATGGGGGGCTGTGTGCCTGGGGaaagggggacagggaggtgcAGACCCACAGGTCACGGGGCTGGGGATggcgctggggaggggcaggggtgggggcatGTGGCAGTAGGGTGGGGGCTGGGAGTGTGTGGGAGCGGCCATGCCTGAGCATGGGGGGCCGATGTGGGTCTGTGCCCCCTTGGTGGGGCCACTGGGCGCAAGCAGAACCAGGGATGGTCTTGTGGTGGTGGCTGCCAGGCTTTTGACCAGGTTTTGTGTGTCATTGCAGTGGACACGGGGGATGAGCCAGAAGGTCTTCAGCCATTCGCAGGGACCGATGCAGAGGACCGTGGCAGGGGAGGCTGAGACCCTGCAGAGGGCCCCACACCTGGGGGGAtcaggggccggggggtggcATGTTACTGGGGATCGGCTCTGTCCCACCAGCCCCCTGCTCGTGtccccacagggctgctctcatcGCCTGGGGTGTCCTTTCCGTGCTCGGGGGTGCCTTCGTCTGCGGGCAGAGCGCTGCCCtggccgtgctggggctgctgcgctGAGGGGCCGCGGACTCCCCCATGGTGCTCCCCACCATGACCCCCCCACcatgtccccccagccccatcacccTGGACAGCCACCCCGGACACAGCTACACCGCTGGATCCCATTGCGGTTTTATTTGGCATCACCGTCCCCGTTGTACAGCAGCTAATAAAGATGGGACCGGGGTATCAGTGAGGGCCCTGTGCCACGCACCCTGAGGGACCCTTGGGCACGGCagggtgggggcaggagaggcagcgaGCGCTGCACAcgcacagacagacacacagacacacagacagacatacaGACCCCAGGAGGGGGGGGGCAGCCACCCCCACGCCTGCAAGGCACCCTCTGCCACCGCGCACATGTGAAGGAAACCCCTCGGGACCACCCACATCCCCCAGGACTAAGGGGCACCCTGGGAGCAGGTATACCGCCCTTCACCACCACCCTGATGCCCCCCTGCCAGGGACACgggtccccatccctgcaggcaCACACACTGCGCTGGGCACAGCCTCACCCCCAAAGCCCCCTCCCCAGGTGGCCCTGGGGACTAGCAGGGACCCCCAACTTACCTCCCCAAGGGGAGCTCCAGCCTCCCACTCCCACCTCTCCTCCTTATCACCGTCTCCCTACCCCTGCCTTGCTCCCTCCCCATCGCctggctgcctgcaccctgcctcccccactccctgcctgcccatgccTGGGGGATGCCCCCCCAACCCTGTGGGCCCCTCCCTGGCAGACCCCAGGGGGGtgcacaccccctccccagagACCACCCCAGGGAGACCACGCTCACTCCAGGGAGAAGTGACGCAGGTGATGGGGTAGCTGGGGGGAGAACccctgggggctggggacacacacGGGGGTTTCCTTCACTGCCGACAGGTCACACTGACACTTCCCAACCCCCAGCCGTGCAGGGGGTCACGGCCACCCTGCAGCAGGGACGGGCGCTGGCGGCGTCCCCGACACTGGCGGTCACTCTCGGCTCAGGGTGCACCAGGCGGCTGCAGGGGAACGGCACCAGAGGGTcacccctgcccggcccggcaTCGCCCCgtaccccccaccccacccagcccagcccgtGCTGCCCCCCACTCCgtgccccctgcccacccccgcTCCCCGACAGTGGGAGTGGTGCTGGCCGCCCgagggtccctgtcccccaccccgcGGGGCAGCCGCCCTCCTACCTGGCACAGCCACGCTGGAGACGGCCTCGGGCTGGCTCAGCGTGTCCACCTTGACGTGCTGGAAGCCCTTGCAGGTGGCACTCTGCAGGTGCCTGCACCCAGGCGGGAGAGAGAGGGTGACAGCCTCCCCCCGATTCACCATCCCAGCCCCCTGCAACCCCGCTggctctggcaggggctgggtgccagcAATCCCACTCACCCTCCCCTTGGGCAGAGCGCCCTGCCACGGTTCGGGCCAAAGAAAGAGACCTCCCATCCCCCACGTCCAAAGGCATCCCCAGGTGGGAGATGCACAGAGACCTCCCAAGCCCCCTGTCCTCTTGACAGCGACAGCCCTAGGACAGATCCTCGCCCCTGCCGTCAGACGGGACAGAGCTTGGGGCTCAGCAGCTCCAACACCCCTCTGCACCCAAGCACCCCACCCAAAAATGAGCTTTTTGCGCCCCCTTCTCCTACCTCTTCCAGTCCTCCTCAGTCTCCCAGAACTCGTAGACAATGAAGGTGACCCCGTCAGGAAGCTTCACCGCTGTGATGCTGGCGGGAGCGGGGTGAGCCCAGGACCATGGGGCatccctcccgccccagccccagcagcccatgcggggggacccccccccccccccccccccccccagcaccccccagcccatGCAAAAGGGTTTTGGTGGCCGAGAATCACTAAACCCCAAATCCTGGCCGTTTTGCCTCAGCCCTTCACTTGGTGGGGTGCTCCTTGCTGCAAGTGCAGCTGGACACCCCCTGACCCCCTCCCCCAggctccccgagccccccggcccccccgatGCGCGGCTGCCGGTGGTACCCACTGGAAGCAGTCCCGCTCCCCGGCCACGCTCTTCAGGTACTGCTTCAGGGAGCTGCAAAACTCGCCCAGGTGCTTGTGCGACACTGTCATCTCATCCCGCACCAGGAGGAGGTACTGCCGGGCCCCCCGAAACACAGTGGCATATAAGACCCGAAAAACACGGTGACACcccatgccccccaccccctcccaagtCTGATGCCATGCTGCAGGGACACCCCAGCACCCCGTGAGTGGTGGCCGGGCACTCTCACCGTGCAAGCTGTGCTCTCGCTGTCCGACAGCCGCTGGTGCAGGTCAAACC is drawn from Mycteria americana isolate JAX WOST 10 ecotype Jacksonville Zoo and Gardens chromosome 8, USCA_MyAme_1.0, whole genome shotgun sequence and contains these coding sequences:
- the SLC38A8 gene encoding LOW QUALITY PROTEIN: solute carrier family 38 member 8 (The sequence of the model RefSeq protein was modified relative to this genomic sequence to represent the inferred CDS: deleted 2 bases in 2 codons) — encoded protein: MERAAGEGRPLLPAAAAGSAGLSSAGAVFIMLKSALGAGLLSFPWAFGRAGGAAPALLVELGSLVFLVSGLAVLGYAAALSAQPTYQGVVRAVCGAAAGKLCEICFLLNLFMISVALLRVVGDQLEKLCDSLYPNGTLSGAPLPPPWYADQRFTLSALCVLVIFPLSVPREIGFQKYSSILGTLAACYLTLVIILKYHLQAESLGLPELPQPSRASSWASIFSVIPTICFGFQCHEACVAIYSSMRNQSFSHWVTVSVLSMLICLLIYSLTGNPSTEPFSPSLPRGSPLIHPPRGSSILLTAWPPTPASPSAGLYGYLTFGEAVASDVLMSYPGNDPVVIVARLLFGVSIITIYPIVVLLGRSVVRDVWATPKRRATAVPEAHEQRSRVVLTVAWMATTLAIALFIPDIGKVIELIGGISAFFIFIFPGMCLVCMTGTHTLGPRKKAALIAWGVLSVLGGAFVCGQSAALAVLGLLR